ATCAGCTGGAAAGCAGATGTTTTATGTTAAAGGTGTGCATAAGAAAAATAATCCCCTAACTTCTGTTTTACAAAATTTTACTGAGGCAACTTTTATTATGAACTTAAAGTCAGATGGACTTTCTTTTTTAAATGGTGCCAAAGAGATTAAGCCTTTGACTGTAATTCAACAGGATATTTTTTTGGCTGGTTATAGTACCTACTTGTTGAACTTAGCGGATGCAGCTATTGAGGATAGGGTATATGATCCACATCTTTATCAATTTTTATCGCTGTGTTTAAATTTAATCAATGAGGGTTATGATGCAGAAATAATTACGAATATTTTTGAAGTTCAAATCTTACAGCGTTTTGGTGTGGCACCGATTTTTGATCACTGTGTAATTTGTGGTCAAACGACTGGACGTTTTGATTATTCTTCAAAATATGGAGGCGTATTATGCACAGAGCATTTTAGTAACGATGATCATCGTTATCATGCCGATCCTGCTGCAATGCATTTTATCCGTTTATTTCATGGGATAGATTTAAGTAAAGTTAAGACGATTAATATTAATTCGCAAGTAAAAAAAGAAATTCGCCGTGTAATCGATCAACTGTATGAGGAATATGTGGGGATTCATCTGAAGAGTAAAAGGTTTATCGATGATATGCATAATTGGCAAAACCTAATGAAACCTGAAGCTTGAACCGACATTTGTAAATTTCAGAAATATCCAAATATTAGCGTGCTTGTTATTACTTGGTATCTACTAATTTAGTTTTTTAGTAATCTGGTAACCTGCTCGATAGTATTTGGTTTTTTGTATTGCTTGGTTTTACGAACAATAATTGTTTTTGTTGAAAAAATTAATCGTATTTCAAAGACATTTTAGCGTAAATCAAGTAGTATGAAGATACTAAATTTTAATTTTACACAACAGCTGAATAAAGGAGCGAAAGAGTTGACGTTATCAGATATTGAAATTGCACAACAAGTAGAAATGAAAAATATTGTGGAAATTGCGGAAAAGTTAGGGATTTCTGCAACAGATTTAGAATTATATGGAAATTATAAAGCCAAAATAAAACCAATTGATAAAAAAAGTCTAAAAGGAAAATTGATTTTGGTAACAGCAATTAGTCCAACGCCCGCTGGTGAGGGAAAAACTACGACTGCTGTGGGTTTAGCAGATGCTTTAGGTCATATAGGCAAAAAGGCCGCAATTGCATTAAGAGAACCTTCCTTAGGTCCTGTCTTTGGGATTAAAGGTGGAGCTGCTGGTGGAGGCTATGCTCAAGTTGTCCCAATGGAAGATATTAATTTGCACTTTACGGGTGATTTTCATGCCATTGGAGCTGCGAATAATTTATTAGCTGCCATGTTAGATAATCATATTCATCAAGGAAATGCACTTGGAATTGATAGCCGCCAGATTACTTGGAAACGGGCGGTAGATATGAATGATCGTCAGTTGCGTCATATTGTAGACGGATTGCAAGGACGTTTAAATGGGGTTCCTAGAGAAGATGGTTTTGAAATTACTGTTGCATCTGAAATTATGGCCATTTTATGTTTGGCAGCGGATTTAACCGATTTAAAAAAACGCTTGGAAAAAATTATTGTCGCTTATAATTTTGCAGGTAAACCAGTTACTTGTGGCGACTTAAAAGCAGCAGGTGCGATGACTGCTTTATTAAAAGATGCAATGAAACCTAATCTTGTTCAAACATTAGAACAGACACCTGCTTTTATTCATGGCGGTCCTTTTGCCAATATTGCTCATGGCTGTAATAGCGTGCAAGCAACAAAAATGGCGTTGCAATATGCAGATTATGCAGTGACAGAAGCTGGTTTTGGTGCAGATTTGGGTGCCGAAAAATTTATGGATATTAAATGTCGATTAGCAAAACTAAAACCTAATGCTGCTGTATTAGTCGCAACTATTCGTGCATTGAAAATGCATGGTGGTGTACCTAAAAAAGATTTAGCAACAGAAAATGTGCCAGCTGTTGTAGCAGGTCTACCAAACTTGGAACGGCATTTACACAATTTAAAAGATAATTTTGGTTTACCTGTTGTTGTTTGTATCAATCAATTTCCTGATGATACAGCAGCGGAATTAGCGGCTGTAAAAAAAGCTTGTGAAGAACGTGGCGTTGATGTGGTTCTTTCCAATGTTTGGAGCACAGGTGGTGCTGGAGGCATTGAATTAGCCAAGAAAGTAGTAGAATTGACAGAAACCCAAAGTGATGTGCGATTTGCTTATGATACTAATCTTTCTTTAGTGGAAAAAATAGAAATGATTGCTAAAAGAATCTACGGTGCAAAAGGTGTAGAATTTATGCCACAAGCAAAACGCGAACTAGCCAAATTAACAGAACTCGGATTTTCAGATTATCCAATTTGTATGGCAAAAACACAGTATTCCTTTAGCGACAATCCTAATTTATTAGGAGCACCAAGTGATTTTATCATTACTATTCGTTCCGTTAAAGTTTCTGCGGGTGCGGGCTTTATTGTTGCGTTAACAGGAAATATTATGACTATGCCGGGGTTGCCAAAGCATCCTGCTGCTGAAAAAATCGACGTTGATGAATTTGGGAATATTACCGGCTTATTTTAATTTTTTTGATTGACAAACCTGATGTTAAACCGCTATGATAAAAAAAGATTGATACGTTGAACAAGACGATAAATGAGTAGCTGAACAGCGATTGTGGGAAAGTGTAAGCCACAAACAGATACTTATTTGGGGGCAACTTGGGAGTATCCAGTTGAATATTTTAAAGCTGCCGAGTAATCGGAAGCAGGGTGGAACCGCGAAGAATTCGTCCCTGCATAGATGTAAATCTATGCAGGGCTTTTTATTTTTCATGAGGGTGAAACTTGAAAAAAGTTAAAAATTGATGCTTATGATTTTGTAAATGAGTAATCTGAAAATTTAGTCTTAAGGAGGGAAAATGATGCCATTTGATATGGAAATTAATGCTAATGAATTTAAAGAAAAAAAATTGAAAGTTTTAGCTAGTGTACCATTAAAAGTCATTGTGAAAGATGAAACTGGGAAGCTTGTCAAAGAATTTGATACCCAGCCAAGCCAAATGCTATATGACCTAGCGTTTTTAACTGCAGAAATGGTAGTGGAAGTACATTTAATTCCCGGTAATCCAGTTGAATTTTATCCTGTAGTAAATGCAATTTAAGTAATTAAATGGATTTAAAAATAGTAGGAGGAAACAAAATGAGTAATAAAATGACTGTGCAAAATATTATTTTGACACTGCAACAATTTTGGTCTGGTAATGGTTGTATGCTAATGCAAGCTTATGATACCGAAAAAGGAGCGGGGACTATGAGCCCATATACTTTTTTGCGAGCGATTGGGCCAGAACCTTGGAATGCAGCGTATGTAGAACCTTCGCGACGCCCTGCTGATGGACGTTATGGAGAAAACCCGAATCGTTTATACCAACACCATCAATTTCAAGTTGTAATGAAACCATCTCCAGAAAATATTCAAGAGCTTTATTTAGAAAGTTTAAAATTATTAGGGATTGATCCTTTAGAACATGATATTCGGTTTGTCGAAGACAATTGGGAAAATCCTTCTATGGGTTGTGCGGGACTTGGTTGGGAAGTTTGGCTAGATGGAATGGAAATTACCCAATTTACGTATTTCCAACAAGTAGGTGGTTTACCATGTAAACCCGTTACTTCAGAAATCACTTATGGTTTAGAACGCTTAGCTTCTTATATACAAGAGGTTGAAAGTGTTTATGACTTAGAGTGGGCAGACGGTGTCAAATACGGTGAAATTTTCCGCCAACCTGAATATGAACATTCTAAATATTCATTTGAAGTAAGTGATCAAGCGTTATTATTGGGTAATTTTGATCGTTTTGAAACTGAAGCAAAACGTTGCATTGACCAAGATTTGGTCCATCCAGCTTACGATTATATTTTAAAATGTAGTCATACCTTTAACCTTTTAGATGCCAGAGGGGCGGTCTCTGTAACAGAACGAGCTGGTTATTTGGCTCGTATTCGTAATATGGCTAGAGCCGTTGCCAAAATTTTCGTAGCTGAACGCGCAAAATTGGGGTATCCATTACTCGCTCCAGAAGAAGCAGAAAAATTGTTAAAGGAGGAAAACTAAGATGGCAAAAGATTTATTACTGGAGATTGGTTTAGAAGAAATGCCCGCTCATGTGGTGACACCAAGTATGAAACAACTAGAACAAAAAGTTAGTGAATTTTTGGCCAATGAAAAATTAGCTTTTTCTTCTATTAAGTCTTTTAGTACACCACGGCGCCTAGCTGTTCTTGTTCGTGAAGTGGCAGAAAAACAAGCCGATACAGAAGAGGAAGTAAAAGGACCAGCGAAAAAAATTGCTTTGGATAGTGAAGGAAACTGGTCAAAAGCCGCCGAAGGCTTTGTACGAGGACAAGGCGTGACAACTGACGCAATTACATTTAGAGAATTAAAGGGTGTGGAATATGTTTATGTAACAAAATATTCCAAAGGAAAACCTGCAATTGAAGTGTTAACAGGTCTAAAAGATGTAATCACCAGCTTAAACTTTCCTGTAACCATGCATTGGAATAAATATGATTTTGAATATATTCGTCCCATTCACTGGATTGTGGCGTTACTAGGCGAAGAGGTTGTACCATTTTCAATTTTAGATGTTAAAACTGGAAATACAACAAGAGGCCATCGTTTCTTGGGAGATGATACAACTATTGATAATGCAGATGCATATGAAGAAAAATTAGCTGAACAATTCGTAATTGCAGATCCTTTAAAACGAAAAGCCTTGATTGTAAAACAAATTAATGAAATTGCAACAAAAAATGATTGGCAAGTAGCTTTAGATGAAGACTTATTAGAAGAAGTAAATAATTTAGTAGAATACCCAACCGCTTTTGTGGGGAATTTTGCTGATCGTTTTTTATCTGTGCCAGAAGAAGTTTTGGTAACCTCAATGAAAGAACATCAACGTTATTTTGATATTCGTAATCAAGCTGGCTTGCTGTTACCACATTTCATTTCTGCCCGCAACGGAAATGCCGTTAAATTGGATAATGTAGTTAAAGGAAATGAAAAAGTCTTGACTGCTCGTTTGGAAGATGCAGAATTTTTCTACAAAGAAGATCAAAAATTAACGATTGATGCATGTGTGGAAAAATTAAAAAATGTAACATTTCACGAAAAAATCGGCAGTATTTACGAAAAACTGCAACGAGTAGTAGAAATTGCTAAGATTGTTGGGACAACAGTTGGTTTGTCTGGTGATCAATTGGTAGATTTGACTCGCGCAGCAGAAATTTATAAATTCGACTTAGTAACCAATATGGTCGGGGAATTTCCGGAATTACAAGGTGTAATGGGGGAAAAATATGCTTTATTACAAGGGGAAAAACCTGTCGTAGCAAAAGCGATTCGTGAACATTATATGCCAATTTCAAGTGAAGGGAAATTACCCGAATCTGAAATTGGGGCGGTTTTAGCTATTGCAGATAAATTGGATAGTTTGTTATCTTTCTTTGCAGTGGGGATGATTCCAAGTGGCTCAAACGACCCATATGCTTTACGGCGCCAAACATATGGTATTGTACGCATTATTGAAAATAATCAGTGGGCCTTCCCGTTAGTAGAATTGCAAGAAAAAATTAGCCAAGCAATCAATTTGGATGAAAAGCGCTATGGTATAAAATTGGCAGGTAGCCAAGTAGAAGTTATCGATTTTGTAAAAGCACGATTGAAACAATTTTTATTGACAAAAAACTTACGTCACGATGTGATTGATGCTGTTATTAACGCGGAACAAAATAACTTAACAGCATTGTTTTCTTCTGCTAAAATTTTACGGCAACATTTAAATGATCCAGAGTTTAAACCTTCAATGGAGGCTTTAACACGGGTGATTAACTTGGCTAAAAAAGCTGAAATAGAAGAGTCAAATGTTAAACCGGATCTCTTTGAAAATGAGGCGGAAAAAGTGTTATTCGAGGCAGTAACAGATTTAGAGAACCGTTTTGTTCGTCAGACGATGGCTCAAAACTATGATGATTTGACCGCTTTGCGACCTTTAATTGAAAACTATTTTGATCAAACAATGGTTATGGTAGATAATGAAAAAGTTCGACGTAATCGTTTAACGCAACTAAATAAAATTGCTAAAATGGCATTGGCAGTTGCAAGCTTAGATGCGTTAATTACAAAAAATTAATCAAAATTTTTTGTAATAAAAAGAGCAGGAGCTGAATATAAGCAAAAAGGTGACTTGATTTCCAGTATTTAGGAAATCAAGTCACCTTTTTTATTTTTTTTTGAAATCAAACAATTTATAGGAAGATAAAAAAAGTTACTTACGTTTTTGTTTGCCAACATTGCGGCCTTGTTTGCCGGCGTTCCGATTTTTATTTTTCTTTGTGTAAGTTTCCACGTTAGTCTTTGGTTCTGTTGGCGTAACATCTTTTCTTGGTGGTGTTACGACAGTTTTCGGTGGATTTTTTTTCATTTCAGCTTGAACTTGCGCTTTAATTCTTGGCTTCATAATCACATTTGTGATAAAGGTTTGTAGACAGCTGATTAGACCGCCGACTACCCAATACAGAGTTACACCAGCTGGTGCGCTCATGGACATGAAAACAATCATCAAAGGAGAAACAATCAGCATCGAACGCATTGTTTTCTTTTGTTCTTCTGGGACACCGATTTGGGAGATGAAACCTTGAATCAAATAAAATAAACCAGCGATAACAACAAGAACAATACTAGGATCGCCCAAGTTAATGCCCATAAAAGTTGCGCTTTTTATACCAGGAGTAAATCGGGCTGTATAATACAAAGCAGAGAAAATCGGCATTTGTATTAGTAATGGTAAGCAACCCATTCCACCAAACATGCTGACGTTATTCTCTTTATAAACAGCTTGCATTTCTTTTTGAGCTTGCATTTGTTCTTCTGGTGATGTTGCTGCTTTTAATTTAGCTTGTGCTTGATCGATTTGTGGCTTTAGAAATTGCATTTTTTCAGATTGCACCATCGTTTGTTTTGATTGGTGAATCCCTAAAGGCAATAAGATAATTCTAACAATAATCGTTACCATAATAATGGCTAAACCGTATCCCCAGTTGAAATCTTTTGCTAAATATTGCAAAAATCCGCCTAGTGGTTCTACTAAAATACGATAAATCATACCATCTTTATCTGGGTTACCATTTTTATCAACAGAAACACAGCCGGAAAGGGTAATCATAATTCCAATCAGACCTGATGCCAATAGCCAATTTTTAAATTTTGTCATTTGCTTCGTCCTTTACTTTGTAAATTTACACAAAAGTAATCATACTAGAAAAAAAGGCAACTGTAAACGTGCTTCACAAAATATTCAAGAATACCATTATGATTTAGAAAAAGACTGATTTGACTTTGTTATCAAAAAAAGCGGTTAAGCCGCTAATAACCAAAAGTCACTTCAAATGTGTCCCGCTCTTTAATCATTGGATCATCCGTGACGTCTAAATATGTTACATGACCTGCTGGTGACGGCGAGGCTTTCACACCTTGGATAAATTTTTCCATTGCCTCTTCTGTACCATTGGCTTCAATTCCAACTGATCCATCGGCTTCATTCCAAACGGCACCATGTATTTCTAATTGATCTGCTAACATTTTAGTCGTATAACGAAAGCCAACCCCTTGTACTCGGCCTTGTACATTCATTCTTACTTTTCGCATCACAATCACCTCTTTTTTATCTTAATTTAATGATAGCTTTTTTATGGACATCTCACAAGCTTTCTGCTGAAAATGATATAATAAGGTGAGGTGAAACCATGAAAGAAATTCAATCGAATAAAAATCCGCTAATTAAAACGTTAAAAAAACTCCATCAAAAAAAATACCGTGATCAGCAAAATCAATACTTGTTAGAAGGTTTCCATTTAGTTGAAGAAGCCCATAAAAGTGGCGCTGAAATTCAAATTATTTTGGTAAGTGAAAGAGGTCAAAAAGAATGGGGAAATTTTTTGACAGATTACGAGTCAATCTGCTATTTGGTGAGTGAATCAATTTTGAAAGAACTTTCAGATCAACCTACTCCTCAAGGGATTATTGCAGTTGTTGCCAAAGACAAAAGACAGCAGCAATTAAAAAAAGGTGCTTGGATTTTATTAGACCGAGTGCAAGATCCAGGGAATGTAGGGACTATTATTCGTACCGCAGATGCAGCAGGATATGATGGCGTAATTTTGGGCGATGGAAGTGCAGATATATACAGCACTAAAGTTTTACGTAGCATGCAAGGAAGTAATTTCCACCTCCCAGTTATCACAATGAATTTGGTTGTAGCAATTCATGAATTAAAAAAAATGGCTGTGCCTATTTATGGAACTGAACTAAATAAAGCTGCAAAACAATTTGATAAAGTTCCCAAAACAAATGCAGCAATTTTAGTTGGGAATGAAGGACAAGGAGTGTCAAAAGAATTATTAGCGCTAACGGATCAAAATCTTTATATACCTATTTTCGGACAAGCGGAGTCACTAAACGTCGGAGTTGCAGCTGGTATTTTATTATATTACTTTAAGGTATAGTGAGTAAAAAAATTTAAAGAACTGTTAAGCTCGCATTTACTTTCTTTAAATGTTTAAAAAAGGTGCTATACTTACAATTGTACGAAAAAGATAAGCTAAAGGTGGCTATTTAATCAATGACTGAAAACTGGCGTAAAGATTCCGAATACATGTCTTATGTAGCAGATTTACTGGCAACACCTGAAGTACAAAAGTTGAGCCAATACAAACAACACGTTAATTCGACACGTTTAGAACATTCAATAAGTGTTTCTTATTACAGTTATAAATTAGCAAAAAAATGGGGCGGCAATGCCAAAGCAACAGCTCGAGCAGGTCTTTTACATGATTTGTTTTACTATGATTGGCGTACGACAAAGTTTGATGAAGGCTCACATGCCTATATGCATCCTAGAATTGCCGTCAAAAATGCAGAAAAAATCACAAAATTATCACCATTAGAAAAAGATATTATTTTAAAACATATGTGGGGAGCAACAATTGCACCACCTAAGTACAAAGAAAGTTATATCGTAACCATGGTAGATAAATATTGTGCAATTAAAGAAGCGTCTGAACCGATGACAAAATCTATGCGAAGTCGTTTTAATCATTTGTTTGGACATAAACCTTCAATTTAAAAAAAGAACGTTCAGTTTCTGAACGTTCTTTTTTTGTATCAGATCTATTTTTGCGGTTTCGTTAGACAATAAAAAACGACATAACTGATAAGAAAACAAACAAAGCTAAAATTAGTATAGAAACCAACAAATGTCTTTTTTTGTGTAAGGCGACAATTGCGATGTATTCTCGTAAAAAGGCGTTTGGTAAGTAATAAAGTGCTGTTTTTGCTCCTATTCCATCAGCTCTTAAACCAGCTTTTCGAGCATAAATTCCTGCTCGAAAAATATGGTAATTGTTTGATGTGAAAATAACCTTATAAGGCATTGGCTGAAGTTGGTCCATGATTCTTTTTGAAAATCGCATGTTTTCTAACGTAGTGGTAGATTGATCTTCAATTAGTAAATCAGCTGCAGCTACTCCTTTTGCTTTAGCATATTCTGCCATAGCGGCACCTTCTGGTAATTTTTCATCATGACCTTGACCGCCAGACATTAAAATTTTTGCATGTTTACCAGCAACTTTTATCTGATGGTGATAAAAGTTAATTGCTACATCAATGCGTTTTGCTAAAAGAGGAGAAACAGTGTCACCATTTAAAAGCCCTGCACCTAAAACAATAATATAATCTTGGTTAGGTTTTGGATGGTTAAATTGATACAAAATTGAAACGCTTAAAAAGTTAAAGAAGACTAGTGCAAAATAACCCATGATAACAGGAAGTGCAGCTAAAAGTATGGTTAACCAATCTGGTAAACGTTGTGCAATAAAATGATCGTAAACTAAAAAGAAGGTTAAAAAAATCGCCAAAAGTAAAGTTAACATATTAGCCAGCGATCGTGATTCTTTTTTTAAGACAATTAAAGCATTCCAATAAAGAAAAATAATTAAAGAAACAAAACCAAAGACCAAGACGGAAGCTAAAAATAACGCGGCAAGTCCCAATAAGCCAAAAGCGACAATACTGGAAGTCATACTGACGTTATAAATGAGGTAAAAGCCAAAAACAAAAATTAAAATATTAAACAGTACACCATTTAACAAGCGGGCTTTATTTTTAAAATAGCTCCATAAAAAAATTGCTAAGTAGGCAAGTGGAAAAATAAAAAAGTAGCCTCCGTTTAATAATTCAATTCCAGCAAAATAGAAAATTAAACAGATACAAGTCCAAACAAGGCAAAAAAAGACAATATCGGGGTCTGGTTTTTTCTTGCGCCAAACAATTGTTGCAAATATCCCTCCAACTAAAAAAATAGCTAACAAAATTTCTGGTAGAAAATTCATATGTTCAACTCCTTAATCATTTTTAGTATAGCGGATTGTCACAGTTTTGGCTTGTCAAAACGCTATGATTTTTTAAAAAAGTTTTTTTCTAGTACAATAAAGACAAAAGAGTGGAAAGAAGGGATGAAATGGAATTAGGTGAGGTAAAACGAATAAGTTTACCTGCTTTCACTGTTATTGGCAAAGAAGGTAGCGGTTTGGCTGCAGAAGGTTCTTCCTGGGTACCATTGCTATGGGATAGTGTAAATGAACATTTTGAAGAGATTGCGGCAACTATCCAATTGGAACCTGAAGAAATTCATTTGTGGGGACTGATGAGTGATCAAAGTGAATGGCTTTTGCCTTGGGCTGAAATAGGTCGTTATTTGGCAGGTATTGCTGTGCCTCAAGATACAAAGGCGCCTCTTAATTGGCAAAAATGGGAAATGCCCGCTTTGGATTTTATGGTAGTAAAAACAAATGAGGACAATTTAGCTAATATGACAGAAAAAATGTTGGAAGAAATTTTACCTCAAAATCATGTAACGTTGACAGCGGCAATTCAAGAACATTATCTTCCTGAATTTGGACCAGGAGAAGTAGAATTGTATTTCCCAATTTCAGCATTATCCTAGTAAGGATTAGACTCCTTATAATTTATTTGATTTTTCAATGCTAATTTAAAATTAAAAAAAGCAGTGTCAAAAGAGAAACTTTTGTCCTGCTTTTTTTGTATTATGAGAAAACAGATTGAAAGAAATTTTCAATTTTGCGGCCAAAAAGAACAAAGATATTAGCTTTTTCGACAGCTTTGTCAATAACAATAGCTGATTGAGGGACTACTTCTTTTTCAAGGTAGCCTAAATCATCGCCTTTTAAACTGATAGTGGCTTGACCAAGTACCTCACCTTTTGCTATAGGAGCTTCTACTGTATTCCCACTAACTTTTTTAGTATCAAATTTTGGTGTAATCGTCAATTCATTTTCATTTAAGTCATCTCTGACCCATAAGGTGACGCCATCTTTTAGTGAAATAGATGTTTTTAATTGTTTACCATCAATTACTGCAATAGTTTTTTGTTTTGGTAATGGGCTGCCGGCTTTTAAAACTTCTTTTTGCTGCCAATGGTTATAACAATAGTCCATCAATTTTCCTGTTTCAACAAAGCGGGCACTGGGATTATTCTTGTGGTCAGTAGCGTTTAAAACAACGGTAATGATTCGTTGACCGTCTTTTTCCATTGTGCCTACAAAACATGCACCAGCCAATTCAGTTGTACCAGTTTTAAGTCCATCTACTCCTTCTTTAGCGTTAATGAAACCAGGTAACATCCAGTTCCAATTGACCATCTCTACAGGAGATTGAGTATTAGCACCAAACATTTGCGTTGTCGTACTAGACACTTTTAAAATATCGGGATAATCCTTAATTAAATGACTGGCAATTATAGCAACATCCCGTGCTGACAGAAGATTTTCGGCATTTATAGGAGAAGCTGGATAGCGATTTTCGCCTAAATACTGATTGTTAAGACCAGAAGCATTATAAATTACACCATCTTCAATTCCCCATTTCTTTAACTGCTCGCGCATTAAATCAACGAATTTAGCTTCTGAACCAGAAATTTTTTCTGCTAAAGCCACTACTGATGCATTGGCAGATTGAATAATAGCAGAGTCAAATAATTCTTTTACAGTGTATTGATTTTCTTTGTGTAAAGGGACATTGGAAAGATCAGGTGTCACACTTAAGTTAGCAGCATAATTAGAAATCGCAACTTTATCTTCCCAGTTTAGCTTTCCTGTTTTTATGGCATCTTCAACCAAATAAAGACTAATAATCTTCGTAATGGAGGCAATCCCCATGGGTGTGTCAGCATTTTGATTATACAGTACTTTTCCTG
The genomic region above belongs to Enterococcus saigonensis and contains:
- the recO gene encoding DNA repair protein RecO, with protein sequence MQLAESRGLILFSRDYKEKDKLVKIFTESAGKQMFYVKGVHKKNNPLTSVLQNFTEATFIMNLKSDGLSFLNGAKEIKPLTVIQQDIFLAGYSTYLLNLADAAIEDRVYDPHLYQFLSLCLNLINEGYDAEIITNIFEVQILQRFGVAPIFDHCVICGQTTGRFDYSSKYGGVLCTEHFSNDDHRYHADPAAMHFIRLFHGIDLSKVKTININSQVKKEIRRVIDQLYEEYVGIHLKSKRFIDDMHNWQNLMKPEA
- a CDS encoding formate--tetrahydrofolate ligase; translation: MTLSDIEIAQQVEMKNIVEIAEKLGISATDLELYGNYKAKIKPIDKKSLKGKLILVTAISPTPAGEGKTTTAVGLADALGHIGKKAAIALREPSLGPVFGIKGGAAGGGYAQVVPMEDINLHFTGDFHAIGAANNLLAAMLDNHIHQGNALGIDSRQITWKRAVDMNDRQLRHIVDGLQGRLNGVPREDGFEITVASEIMAILCLAADLTDLKKRLEKIIVAYNFAGKPVTCGDLKAAGAMTALLKDAMKPNLVQTLEQTPAFIHGGPFANIAHGCNSVQATKMALQYADYAVTEAGFGADLGAEKFMDIKCRLAKLKPNAAVLVATIRALKMHGGVPKKDLATENVPAVVAGLPNLERHLHNLKDNFGLPVVVCINQFPDDTAAELAAVKKACEERGVDVVLSNVWSTGGAGGIELAKKVVELTETQSDVRFAYDTNLSLVEKIEMIAKRIYGAKGVEFMPQAKRELAKLTELGFSDYPICMAKTQYSFSDNPNLLGAPSDFIITIRSVKVSAGAGFIVALTGNIMTMPGLPKHPAAEKIDVDEFGNITGLF
- the glyQ gene encoding glycine--tRNA ligase subunit alpha, translated to MSNKMTVQNIILTLQQFWSGNGCMLMQAYDTEKGAGTMSPYTFLRAIGPEPWNAAYVEPSRRPADGRYGENPNRLYQHHQFQVVMKPSPENIQELYLESLKLLGIDPLEHDIRFVEDNWENPSMGCAGLGWEVWLDGMEITQFTYFQQVGGLPCKPVTSEITYGLERLASYIQEVESVYDLEWADGVKYGEIFRQPEYEHSKYSFEVSDQALLLGNFDRFETEAKRCIDQDLVHPAYDYILKCSHTFNLLDARGAVSVTERAGYLARIRNMARAVAKIFVAERAKLGYPLLAPEEAEKLLKEEN
- the glyS gene encoding glycine--tRNA ligase subunit beta translates to MAKDLLLEIGLEEMPAHVVTPSMKQLEQKVSEFLANEKLAFSSIKSFSTPRRLAVLVREVAEKQADTEEEVKGPAKKIALDSEGNWSKAAEGFVRGQGVTTDAITFRELKGVEYVYVTKYSKGKPAIEVLTGLKDVITSLNFPVTMHWNKYDFEYIRPIHWIVALLGEEVVPFSILDVKTGNTTRGHRFLGDDTTIDNADAYEEKLAEQFVIADPLKRKALIVKQINEIATKNDWQVALDEDLLEEVNNLVEYPTAFVGNFADRFLSVPEEVLVTSMKEHQRYFDIRNQAGLLLPHFISARNGNAVKLDNVVKGNEKVLTARLEDAEFFYKEDQKLTIDACVEKLKNVTFHEKIGSIYEKLQRVVEIAKIVGTTVGLSGDQLVDLTRAAEIYKFDLVTNMVGEFPELQGVMGEKYALLQGEKPVVAKAIREHYMPISSEGKLPESEIGAVLAIADKLDSLLSFFAVGMIPSGSNDPYALRRQTYGIVRIIENNQWAFPLVELQEKISQAINLDEKRYGIKLAGSQVEVIDFVKARLKQFLLTKNLRHDVIDAVINAEQNNLTALFSSAKILRQHLNDPEFKPSMEALTRVINLAKKAEIEESNVKPDLFENEAEKVLFEAVTDLENRFVRQTMAQNYDDLTALRPLIENYFDQTMVMVDNEKVRRNRLTQLNKIAKMALAVASLDALITKN
- the yidC gene encoding membrane protein insertase YidC, encoding MTKFKNWLLASGLIGIMITLSGCVSVDKNGNPDKDGMIYRILVEPLGGFLQYLAKDFNWGYGLAIIMVTIIVRIILLPLGIHQSKQTMVQSEKMQFLKPQIDQAQAKLKAATSPEEQMQAQKEMQAVYKENNVSMFGGMGCLPLLIQMPIFSALYYTARFTPGIKSATFMGINLGDPSIVLVVIAGLFYLIQGFISQIGVPEEQKKTMRSMLIVSPLMIVFMSMSAPAGVTLYWVVGGLISCLQTFITNVIMKPRIKAQVQAEMKKNPPKTVVTPPRKDVTPTEPKTNVETYTKKNKNRNAGKQGRNVGKQKRK
- a CDS encoding acylphosphatase, with product MRKVRMNVQGRVQGVGFRYTTKMLADQLEIHGAVWNEADGSVGIEANGTEEAMEKFIQGVKASPSPAGHVTYLDVTDDPMIKERDTFEVTFGY
- a CDS encoding TrmH family RNA methyltransferase; protein product: MKEIQSNKNPLIKTLKKLHQKKYRDQQNQYLLEGFHLVEEAHKSGAEIQIILVSERGQKEWGNFLTDYESICYLVSESILKELSDQPTPQGIIAVVAKDKRQQQLKKGAWILLDRVQDPGNVGTIIRTADAAGYDGVILGDGSADIYSTKVLRSMQGSNFHLPVITMNLVVAIHELKKMAVPIYGTELNKAAKQFDKVPKTNAAILVGNEGQGVSKELLALTDQNLYIPIFGQAESLNVGVAAGILLYYFKV
- a CDS encoding HD domain-containing protein; amino-acid sequence: MTENWRKDSEYMSYVADLLATPEVQKLSQYKQHVNSTRLEHSISVSYYSYKLAKKWGGNAKATARAGLLHDLFYYDWRTTKFDEGSHAYMHPRIAVKNAEKITKLSPLEKDIILKHMWGATIAPPKYKESYIVTMVDKYCAIKEASEPMTKSMRSRFNHLFGHKPSI
- a CDS encoding YdcF family protein encodes the protein MNFLPEILLAIFLVGGIFATIVWRKKKPDPDIVFFCLVWTCICLIFYFAGIELLNGGYFFIFPLAYLAIFLWSYFKNKARLLNGVLFNILIFVFGFYLIYNVSMTSSIVAFGLLGLAALFLASVLVFGFVSLIIFLYWNALIVLKKESRSLANMLTLLLAIFLTFFLVYDHFIAQRLPDWLTILLAALPVIMGYFALVFFNFLSVSILYQFNHPKPNQDYIIVLGAGLLNGDTVSPLLAKRIDVAINFYHHQIKVAGKHAKILMSGGQGHDEKLPEGAAMAEYAKAKGVAAADLLIEDQSTTTLENMRFSKRIMDQLQPMPYKVIFTSNNYHIFRAGIYARKAGLRADGIGAKTALYYLPNAFLREYIAIVALHKKRHLLVSILILALFVFLSVMSFFIV